ATCGCTGTGCTCAAATATTTAATTAAAGAGTAAAAATATAACTGGAAGCCTAGCTTTCAGTTATATTTTTAATACATTTCTATTTATATATTACTTGTAATCATCAACATCAAATTTTCTATTTTTATAATAATATTTGCGATCTTCTTCTGTAATTTCACGAATAACTTTACATGGATTTCCTACAGCTATAACATTGTCTGGAATATCTTTTGTTACAACGCTTCCTGAACCAATCACAACATTGTTTCCTATTTTAACACCTGGATTTATTACAACACTTCCTCCTACCCATACATTATCTCCAATTATCACATCAATACCATACTCATATCCAGAATTTCTTGACTCAGGATGAATTGGATGTCCAGCTGTATAAATTGACACATTAGGTGCAAACATTACATTCTCGCCTATTATCACTTTTCCCACATCCAATATTGTACAATTATAATTAGCAAAAAAATTATTACCTACTTCAATATTCTTACCATAGTCACAATGAAATGGTTGTTCTATAGAAATCTCTTCACCAGTTTTTCCTAAAATATCTTTAATTGATTCCTTAATTTTATTCAATTCATCGGGACGAAGTAAATTATACTCATATATTTTCACTTTATTTTTTACTCTTTCTTCACTAAGCCCATCTAAATACGCTTTATATGGTAAATTAGCTAACATTCTTTCTTTTTGATTCATGACACAACACTCCCCTTACTTTCTTGAACTTACCTGACGTTGCAAATGAAAACGGTTTATACTAATTATACCACTTTATATTGTCGTTTATAGCAACAATCCTTTATATGCTTAATCATATCAAAGACAAGTTTTTCATTATCATAAAGCTTTGTATGACATCCAACCCCACATTATATATGATCATGGGCACTTCTAAAAAATCAAAAATAAAAGTCTAACATAAAAGAAATTAAATTTCATGTTAGACTTGATATTGATTTTATATTATTTATCTTTCTACTTCACTTATTTCGTCATTTCTATTTTTGACCTTCATGCTATAAAAATCTTCACTTTGAGGTAATTCCATTCTAAAACACAAACAATTTTGAACAAGGACCTTTGCCTTTTTTACAGAAACCTCACTGACATGCCCACCCAATTTCTTATCCTTGCTTAAAAAGTGAAAGTGATATCCCGGAACATTAAGCCCCTCTACATAAGACGGACATCTAAAACCAATTATATATCCCTCAATATTTTCATAATTAAAGATGGGTTGATCACGTACAACCTCTGTCATAGGCCTATAGGGTCTACATTGCTTCACAACTGTTCTAGTCTTTACATAATTAAACTCTCCTTGTATGTAAAAGGCATAAAATATATTCTTACTATCTATAAAGCCATCTAAACTTTTCTTTAACTCATCATAGGAATTACAACTGTCAATTTCATATTCATTATAATTTTCAAGTTTAGTTACTACTGCAAAAGGAACTGATTCTCCTTCTAAACATTTGCAAATACTTCCATCAGGTCTAGTCCTATAGAATTCACCATTTAAAAGCGTAAGCTCTCCATCCAAATCTTCAAATGTACCCAATCCAAAATCCCCTTTTGTTAAAAGCTTTTTTAGTGATGCACACCCATCATAAAGACCTGAAACAAGAGCATTTATTGTAGACATTTGATATATATGATTAGGCACTCTATCTTCTATCATTTTTCTTCACCTCAACCAAGTTATGATAGCCCCCACAATTAAAAACAATAACACTTAATCAGTATTTTTGCAATTTTTAATATTTAACCTTTAGAGATTTTTAATTTAACAAAACTAAGAAAAGTAGAAAATAATAGAATACCTATACACTTTCTACTTTCATACTAAATTAAGTTTTTCTCTGTGCAATTTAAAGATAGTCTTCCACATCTTTTTTGTTTTTTAATTCTTCCACCAAATGTTTTAATTCTTGATCTCGATTTTTATCCATTATCAAAACCACATTTCCAGCATCTACCACTATCAAATCCTTAA
The Clostridium felsineum DSM 794 DNA segment above includes these coding regions:
- a CDS encoding sugar O-acetyltransferase, with translation MNQKERMLANLPYKAYLDGLSEERVKNKVKIYEYNLLRPDELNKIKESIKDILGKTGEEISIEQPFHCDYGKNIEVGNNFFANYNCTILDVGKVIIGENVMFAPNVSIYTAGHPIHPESRNSGYEYGIDVIIGDNVWVGGSVVINPGVKIGNNVVIGSGSVVTKDIPDNVIAVGNPCKVIREITEEDRKYYYKNRKFDVDDYK
- the budA gene encoding acetolactate decarboxylase — translated: MIEDRVPNHIYQMSTINALVSGLYDGCASLKKLLTKGDFGLGTFEDLDGELTLLNGEFYRTRPDGSICKCLEGESVPFAVVTKLENYNEYEIDSCNSYDELKKSLDGFIDSKNIFYAFYIQGEFNYVKTRTVVKQCRPYRPMTEVVRDQPIFNYENIEGYIIGFRCPSYVEGLNVPGYHFHFLSKDKKLGGHVSEVSVKKAKVLVQNCLCFRMELPQSEDFYSMKVKNRNDEISEVER